A segment of the Pseudobdellovibrionaceae bacterium genome:
AAAATCAAAAAGAAGAGGTGATGTGTAAGTCAAAGAAGGGTCACCCAATTCCCATGGATCTTTATTGGCAGTGTCTAAATCTAAAGGGTGGATGTAATCCGCACTAAAGGTCAACGAGCCTTTATCCAGCAAATACGTCGCAGAAGCAGCGTAGTACACATAAGTTTCAGAAAACTCTTGCATGGCTCGTCCTGCTTGAGTCATTACACTTAAAGACCATCTGTCTTTGACTACTTTTTCAATAGACTTACGATAGTTGGGAGACGTCGGGTCATTGGGGTCACTCGCAAATGCCATGATCGACCACATGCCGACAATAAGAAGTAAAACTGTGTTTTTTATTAAATTCTTCATCCCCAAATTTTCTTCGCCCCTCGGCTTCTAAAAAGTGCTGACTTTGTGCACTCTTGAAATTGATAAATCACTACAAACACACGCAACACCTAGACTTTCATCGTGGTGCCAATTTAAGACCGAAAATTACAAGTTATTGATTCATTAGGCAAAGATTCATTTTCAGAAATTTGTATTTTTGTACTTTTTTTGTGGCGCAGCATAAGCAACGCTTATATAATCAATAATTAACACCATAGAAATACAGTATTTTTAAGACTCTACATAAGATTTTCTTACAGCTCAAAGGGATGGGGCAAAAAATCTGTCCATTTTTTATGCAAAATTATGCCCTGAGAATTGGCAATTAAAAGCGGTGCTTCTTTAGGCATAAACTCCGAAAGCACTTGCAAACACATACCACAAGGCACATCCCCTTGTGGCGTAGAGGTGACTAAACACAAAGCTTCAATGTCTTGTGCTTTTTCTCCTTCAGATAAAGCCTTCCACACCGCCACACGTTCAGCACACACCGTAGCTCCATAACTTGCATTTTCGATATTGCATCCAGAGTATACTTTTCCATTTTTAAATTTCACAGCTGCACCCACCTTAAATTTTGAATATTTAGCATAGGCCATCTGTTGCGCTTGAAGGGCAATTTCAAATAACTCTTGATACTCCATATCTCCACCTTTACTGGGGTTTGCCCACTTGCACATCCGTTGTCTTTATAGTTTAGGTTCCTTATAAACTCTAAAGTTGATTTTATACACTTTAACTTTTCAAAGCCTTCAAACCATCTAGTTTTTATCTTACCTGAATGATAAACTAGAATTTTGTGGAGTAGTACATGTCTTTGATCATTCATAACACACTGACCAATCAACGAGAAACCTTTGTCCCTCACACCCCAGGACAGGTGAAAATGTACTGCTGCGGCCCTACAGTTTACGACT
Coding sequences within it:
- the cdd gene encoding cytidine deaminase, giving the protein MCKWANPSKGGDMEYQELFEIALQAQQMAYAKYSKFKVGAAVKFKNGKVYSGCNIENASYGATVCAERVAVWKALSEGEKAQDIEALCLVTSTPQGDVPCGMCLQVLSEFMPKEAPLLIANSQGIILHKKWTDFLPHPFEL